The sequence below is a genomic window from Tachysurus vachellii isolate PV-2020 chromosome 2, HZAU_Pvac_v1, whole genome shotgun sequence.
aaaaacaacaacaacccccagactatgctccggtgtggagtacagtgtgggaacaggaaaaaaacacctcagcaacataagcacataaacgccataaacacacgacttgcaacaggggagggggtgtgtgtgtgtgtgtgtgtgtgtgtgtgtgtgtgcggggggGGTGCCAgtcccgcttgtcagactggcaaaggcgtgggatggggggtggggggtgagtgcatatctttaaatatgtgtgtgtgtgtgtgtgtgtgtgtgtgtatgtatgtaaaagtggagagtcgttgctcccggcatcaaatctttgtgcctcagtccgcaaaattgtcatagcgatacacagcaaattgccatggagacaaccttgatcaggtcccaaagagagtcaacaatcagcaggtttCTGTAGAAGTGGGGAAAGGAACGTAAGAGAgtctcgctgcagtgctctgCTGGGGAagttgttgttccaacagcggccttggccgaggccagtgctggttgagggggagccgaaagcagataagattgggagtgtttggtcttggggcgagtagacgcattccaatttacacaactactctcttagtccattctggtctccatatccatctatttttctttccaaagcagtgagcttcatcgtGTTGTTATCCATATTGCTgttattagtcccagcctcagtgctgaccgctctgcccactgcGTCGATCATAACGGGcagctttgggagattttgaacagctgttaccgttttctgattctctcgataaaccagggcaatgcctaatcagcagaactcctgttatcatggttctgaataggtagatatcttcaatgtcctccacGGAAAGAGGCACCAGACACACGACCCGCCACCTCTCCCACgcgtccatcgtatagccagctgcgaacgttccggcagggcagtcaggttcccccgaacctatgtgtgtatgtgtgtatgtgtatgtgtatgtgtgtgtgtgtgtatgtgtgtatgtgtgtatgtgtatgtgtgtgtgtgtgtatgtgtgtatgtgtatgtgtgtatgtgtgtgtgtgtatgtgtgtgtgtgtgtgtatgtgtgtatgtgtgtatgtgtatgtgtgtgtgtatgtgtgtgtgtgtgtgtgtatgtgtgtgtgtgtgcgtgtgtatgtgtgtatgtgtatgtttgtgtgtgtgtgtgtgtatgtgtgtatgtgtatgtgtgtgtgtgtatatgtgtgtatgtgtatgtgtgtatgtgtgtgtgtgtatgtgtgtgtgtgtatgtgtgtatgtgtgtatgtgtgtgtgtatgtgtatgtgtgtgtgtgtgtgtgtatgtgtgtgtgtgtgtgtgtatgtgtgtatgtgtatgtttgtgtgtgtgtgtgtgtatgtgtgtatgtgtatgtgtgtgtgtatatgtgtgtgtgtatgtgtgtatgtgtgtgtgtgtgtatgtgtgtatgtgtgtgtgtgtgtgtatgtgtgtatgtgtgtatgtgtgtgtatgtgtgtatgtgtgtatgtgtgtgtatgtgtgtgtgtgtatgtgtgtgtgtatgtgtgtgtgtgtatgtgtgtgtgtgtgtgtatgtgtgtgtgtatgtgtgtgtatgtgtgtgtatgtgtgtatgtgtgtgtgtgtgtgtatgtgtgtgtatgtgtgtgtgtatgtgtgtgtgtatgtgtgtgtatgtgtgtgtgtatgtgtgtgtgtgtgtatgtgtgtgtgtacctttagTCTCCTTGATGACAATGGCGTTGAGGAGGCCTTTCCCTCGCACCACTGTTACAATCTCTTTGGGCAACTTGTTAAGCTCCGCCCTCAAAATCTTCCCCATTTTTTCTGCGTTCTCTGCCAGCTTCTCCTCCTCcatgacctacacacacacacacacacacacacacacacacacatacacacgcacacacgcacacacaccatgagcaATCAGTTAAtcatatatagtatgtataatgTGAGGAGTGGGTGGAAGCgatttgtgtgtatgaatggATAATTGATGGGTCAACAGAATGGGATGGACagaagaatggatggataacTAGATGGAAAACAGGATGAATGTGTAGGTCTAAAGATGAGCAGATACACAGAGGGATGAAGACTGTGAACAGGAAGAGAGATGAAGataatgatggatggatgggggaGGGAGGAAGATGGACAAATTCATGTCTtctatagatggatggatgaaaggatcAATGGATGGACTGATGTACAGTACGACCGCTGTGGGTGGAGGTATAAAGATAAAGAGTGAACACGCACCTGAAGGGCGGCGATGCCGACTCTGCATGcgagggggtttcctccgtagGTGGAGCCGTGTTCACCTGGTTTAATCGTCAACATCACCTCATCATCACACAGCACTGCagacacctgacacacacacacacacacacacacacacacacacaccaataatcAGCTTCAGGCTGctgaataaacaacaataaaaatgtatttatatttgtcacATTATTACCAGCTGCTTTATGCCGTATTCCTTTCGTTGCACTTTATCATGTGAATGTTATtcgtttttaattattttcttaaaaataataaataaaattaaaactgtaataaaaaaaaacatctttctaAGTGAAAACAGTCACATTTGTATAAATTCTTAGTATTAGAtcatttctaattttatttatttttaacttccGTATTTTTTTCGTGCTGAAATTGTTGTTAATCGAAGTGTTTAAAGAAGTGAAAACGATCTGCTGATAAAAcaggaacatttaaaacaaataaatcatttgtgtATCATTTATAAAAGACTCTTTAAAAGAACCAGATCACTTTGTTCCTCAGACGTATTTCTCCTGACTCGTTTGCAGTGTCGACTGAACTCGCTGTTTGTGGAGATTTAAAACTGCGACATTAGCAGAACAACGGAGAAGACAAACATGAGGTGAGGTCACTTCCTGTATCCTGTGGCATGTGGTGAGACCAGtttacagttgtgtgtgtatctgtgttacAGTCAGTGATCAGGAACTTTCTGGTGTCTCATATTATCTGTGTGACTTGTTTAGATTCCTACAGACAGGTTTAACGTCCGCTCTTTAAACATCTAGCAGGACATGAAGCATAAAGTTCCCACGGCTCTAATGTTCtcattagaagaagaagaagcagtaaAAACACTCCTCTACACTCCATTATACACTGTAAATAGCTTGCTCAAGTAAATAGCTTGCTAAAGTCCTGTTCTGCTTTTGTGTTtatcgtatgtgtgtgtgtgtgtgtgtgtgtgtgtgtgtgtgtgtgttcaaaacCTTTCCAAGAAACAAGATCAACAATGCAGATTTGAGTCATATGCTTTTCTTGTGcataagcctgtgtgtgtttgtgtgcaagcattagtctgtgtgtgtgtgtgtgtgtgtgtgtgtgtgtgtgtgtgtgtacactcacagGATACAGCCCTCCAGACAGAGCTTTCCCCAGCAACAGTAGGTCCGGCCTCACATTCTCATGGTCTACAGCCAACCTGCGTCCTGTACGAGCCAAACCTGTCTGTACTTCGTCTGCGATAAACAgaacctgtaacacacacacacacacacacacacacacacacacacacacacacacacacagagttggcACTatgactcaaacacacacttgtgtcaGATTTTAGTCGTCAGTAAagagctagaaaaaaaaaatacatagattGTTCTTGCTGAATACATTATACTGTAAAAACAAGTGTGTGAATAACATCACTTCTGTacgtgtgtgcgagtgtgtgtgtgagtgtgtgtgtgagtgtgtgtgagtgtgcgtgtgcatgtgcgtgtttgtgtgtgtgtgtgtgagtgcgcgtgtgcgagtgtgagtgtgcttgtgtgtgtgcgtgtgcgtgtgtgtgtgcgtgtgtgttttactcacGTTGTTTTTGGTGCACAGCTCACGCACTTTGCACAGGTAGCCTGGATCAGGTACCACAACACCTGCTTCCCCTTGGATGGGCTCCATCATGAATGCAGCAACATTAGGGTCCTGAAGagctttctacacacacacacacacacacacacacacacacacacacacacacacagttttattcctctaatCCTCTGAGCTGGACgctgacacagacacatgaatctAATGCTATAAAACAGACGTGAGGCAGTTGTGTGTTACCTCCAGAGCCGGGATGTCGTTGTAGGGCACGAGCTCAAACCCAGGCATGAAGGGTCCAAACCCCTCGTAGCTGCTGGGGTCGGTGGAGCTGGAAATGGCCGCCAAGGTACGACCCCAGAAATTCCCCTCTGTAAAGAAAAGACATGATTAATATATGCAGAATCTGTCATaacaccctgacacacacacacacacacacacacacacaatactacagCACACCAATGATTCTCAAAACTGCattaacaataaaacagaaggaaaatataatatataatatatggaactgtataatatgaataaaaatattataataaaatagcacttaaataataattaatacattttaaattaattataacctcctaaatcattttaatgctactcatatttgttaattttatttatttaacaaatatataacCATGTCCATgggtatttgtttattaattaaatttatttatttttgtgaatacgcttgaatttatttatatttagtttgtGAATTTATTACAcagattgttattttttatttttctaaatgtattatcttttatattatttttataaatgttatttatttatttattattttctcttttatatttatttatttattattttctcttttatatttatttatttattatttactatttttcttttacatttatttgttattttctcttttatatttatttatttattgttttctcttttctatttatttatttattatttattattttctcttttacatttatttatttatttgtttgtttgtttgttattttctcttttatatttatttatttattatttattattttttcttttacatttatttattattttctcttttatatttatttatttatttattgttttcttttcatatttatttatttaatattttctcttttatatttatttattattttctcttttatatttatttatttattatttattattttctcttttacatttatttatttatttgtttgttagttattttctcgtttatatttatttatttattattttctcttttatatttagttagttagttagttagttagttagttaagcGACACTAAAGGAGGAGGCTCAGACTGGTTACTgtggtgttgattagtttcctaAAGCTGCACATTAGATTAATAAAGTCCGTCTCACACCTGGTCCTGAGAGAACAGTGTAAGTGACTCACCAGCGAAGATGATCTTGGCCTGGTTCTGAGGAACGCCTTTCACGCTGTAAGCCCACTTGCGTGCCAGTTTACACGCCGTCTCGCCGCTTTCAACACCTTTGGGAAAAAAACACGATTAGCTCCTTTGTTACACAACAGGAATGAATCATCTGTGTGTTCttctacactgtgtgtgtgtgtgtgtgtgtgagagagagaaacctgtGTTCATGGGCAGGACTTTGTTGTATCTGAACAGAGAGGTGATGAACTCCTCGTATTCTCCCAGCACGTCGTTGTAGAAAGCTCTGGAGGTCAGCGTGAGTTTGGAGGCCTGTTCGATCAGAGCTGAAACGATTTTC
It includes:
- the oat gene encoding ornithine aminotransferase, mitochondrial, translated to MKRMLTPLSRWATPTLSRASYSGMRSSSTAASYTKREERPLSSEEVFTREERYGAHNYHPLPVALHRGEGIHVWDVEGRRYFDFLSAYSAVNQGHCHPKIVSALIEQASKLTLTSRAFYNDVLGEYEEFITSLFRYNKVLPMNTGVESGETACKLARKWAYSVKGVPQNQAKIIFAEGNFWGRTLAAISSSTDPSSYEGFGPFMPGFELVPYNDIPALEKALQDPNVAAFMMEPIQGEAGVVVPDPGYLCKVRELCTKNNVLFIADEVQTGLARTGRRLAVDHENVRPDLLLLGKALSGGLYPVSAVLCDDEVMLTIKPGEHGSTYGGNPLACRVGIAALQVMEEEKLAENAEKMGKILRAELNKLPKEIVTVVRGKGLLNAIVIKETKDYDAWRVCLRLRDSGLLAKPTHGHIIRLAPPLIIKEDEIRECAEIIQRTILSF